A DNA window from Streptomyces parvus contains the following coding sequences:
- a CDS encoding FMN-binding negative transcriptional regulator — MFIQPWDAALDDTEWQSWIANDHDFGLLSVNGLRGHAPVVVPTHFTVDGTDLLVHLARPNPVWKAIEADPDVTFTVTGDYAFIPGPWRAKPGTEPTDSVPTSYYAAVQFLCRASVVDGPEAKAELLRRQMAHFQPDGDHAPIDPDQPPYGRMLPGIRGLRLAVAEVRAKFKYDDHRPVEQRTGTARRLTERGTALDAPTAAQQLRRLDRVGTWKP; from the coding sequence ATGTTCATCCAGCCCTGGGACGCCGCCCTCGACGACACCGAATGGCAGAGCTGGATCGCGAACGACCACGACTTCGGCCTGCTGAGCGTCAACGGCCTGCGCGGACACGCACCGGTCGTCGTGCCCACCCACTTCACCGTCGACGGCACGGACCTGCTCGTGCATCTCGCCCGCCCCAACCCCGTCTGGAAGGCGATCGAGGCCGACCCGGACGTCACCTTCACGGTCACCGGCGACTACGCCTTCATCCCCGGGCCCTGGCGCGCCAAGCCCGGTACCGAGCCCACCGACTCCGTCCCCACCAGCTACTACGCCGCCGTCCAGTTCCTCTGCCGGGCCTCCGTCGTCGACGGGCCCGAGGCCAAGGCCGAGCTGCTGCGCCGGCAGATGGCCCACTTCCAGCCCGACGGCGACCACGCTCCCATCGACCCCGACCAGCCGCCCTACGGCCGGATGCTGCCCGGCATCCGCGGCCTGCGCCTCGCTGTCGCCGAGGTCCGCGCGAAGTTCAAGTACGACGACCACAGACCCGTCGAGCAGCGCACCGGCACGGCCCGCCGGCTCACCGAACGCGGCACCGCTCTGGACGCACCCACCGCGGCCCAGCAGCTCCGCCGACTGGACCGCGTCGGCACCTGGAAACCCTGA
- a CDS encoding bifunctional metallophosphatase/5'-nucleotidase translates to MSATPQKNRASRRVLAAAAGLATVGALVAAMPAGAHDRGHGHGHKPRTVDVQLLSFNDLHGNLEPPAGSAGNVSETQPDGTVKAIPAGGVEYLATSLRTARKGNPYSVTAAGGDMVGASPLLSGLFHDEPTIEALNGLDLDVTAVGNHEFDEGATELARLQNGGCHPVEGCYEKGKKFKGADFPYLAANVTKEKTGKPLLRPYTVWKKNGVKIGFIGVTLEGTPDIVTANGVKGLKFHDEVETINKYARELDRKGVKSIVALIHEGGAAASTSYNYDCDSPGAGDGISGPIVDIAKGITPKVDALVTGHTHQAYVCTVPDPSGKPRMVTSASSFGKLYTDTTLTYDRRTNDIVRTSVKSANHVVTRDQPKAPDMTRLIDRWNRLAAPIANKPQGWISADINGRGSTAPEKPLGNVIADAQLEGLAPADKGGAEVAFMNPGGIRADLVHKASGSEGDGVVTYGEAFTVQPFTNMMNVVDLTGAQLIAALQQQVSGANAASPKILQVSRGLTYTLDLTKSGADRVVADTIRLNGEAIDPARTYRVAMNEFLAGGGDGFPALGAGTNKLVGASDLDLFNAYLAAHSTATAPLAPPATDRITVIQ, encoded by the coding sequence ATGTCAGCGACTCCACAGAAGAACCGCGCGTCCCGGCGGGTGCTCGCCGCCGCGGCCGGTCTGGCCACCGTGGGCGCGCTCGTCGCCGCGATGCCGGCCGGGGCCCATGACCGGGGCCACGGGCACGGCCACAAGCCCCGTACCGTCGACGTGCAGTTGCTGTCGTTCAACGACCTGCACGGCAATCTGGAGCCGCCGGCCGGTTCGGCGGGCAACGTCTCCGAGACGCAGCCCGACGGCACGGTCAAGGCGATCCCGGCCGGTGGCGTCGAGTACCTGGCGACCTCGCTGCGCACCGCGCGCAAGGGCAACCCGTACTCCGTCACGGCGGCCGGCGGCGACATGGTCGGCGCGAGTCCGCTGCTGTCGGGCCTCTTCCACGACGAGCCGACGATCGAGGCGCTGAACGGTCTCGACCTGGACGTCACGGCGGTCGGCAACCACGAGTTCGACGAGGGCGCCACCGAGCTGGCCCGCCTCCAGAACGGCGGCTGCCACCCGGTCGAGGGCTGTTACGAGAAGGGCAAGAAGTTCAAGGGAGCGGACTTCCCCTACCTCGCGGCCAACGTGACCAAGGAGAAGACCGGCAAGCCGCTGCTGAGGCCGTACACCGTCTGGAAGAAGAACGGCGTCAAGATCGGCTTCATCGGTGTGACCCTGGAGGGCACCCCGGACATCGTCACGGCCAACGGCGTCAAGGGCCTGAAGTTCCACGACGAGGTCGAGACGATCAACAAGTACGCCCGCGAGCTGGACCGCAAGGGCGTCAAGTCGATCGTGGCGCTGATCCACGAGGGCGGGGCCGCCGCCTCCACCTCGTACAACTACGACTGCGACAGCCCCGGTGCGGGCGACGGCATCTCCGGCCCCATCGTCGACATCGCCAAGGGCATCACGCCGAAGGTGGACGCCCTGGTCACGGGCCACACCCACCAGGCGTACGTGTGCACGGTCCCGGACCCGTCCGGCAAGCCGCGCATGGTCACGTCGGCGTCGTCGTTCGGCAAGCTGTACACGGACACCACGCTGACCTACGACCGCCGCACGAACGACATCGTCCGTACGTCGGTGAAGTCCGCGAACCACGTCGTGACCCGGGACCAGCCCAAGGCCCCCGACATGACCCGCCTCATCGACCGCTGGAACAGGCTCGCGGCCCCGATCGCGAACAAGCCGCAGGGCTGGATCAGCGCCGACATCAACGGCCGCGGCTCCACGGCCCCCGAGAAGCCGCTCGGCAACGTCATCGCCGACGCCCAGCTCGAAGGGCTCGCCCCGGCCGACAAGGGCGGCGCGGAAGTCGCGTTCATGAACCCGGGCGGTATCCGCGCGGACCTGGTGCACAAGGCGTCCGGCAGTGAGGGCGACGGGGTCGTCACCTACGGCGAGGCGTTCACCGTGCAGCCGTTCACCAACATGATGAACGTCGTCGACCTGACGGGCGCCCAGTTGATCGCCGCACTCCAGCAGCAGGTCAGCGGGGCGAACGCGGCCAGCCCGAAGATCCTCCAGGTCTCCAGGGGCCTCACCTACACGCTCGACCTGACGAAGAGCGGCGCGGACCGCGTGGTCGCCGACACCATCCGGCTGAACGGCGAGGCGATCGACCCGGCGCGCACCTACCGTGTCGCGATGAACGAGTTCCTCGCGGGCGGCGGCGACGGCTTCCCGGCCCTGGGCGCTGGCACGAACAAACTGGTCGGCGCGTCGGACCTGGACCTGTTCAACGCCTACCTGGCGGCCCACTCCACGGCCACCGCCCCGCTGGCCCCGCCGGCGACGGACCGGATCACGGTCATCCAGTAA
- a CDS encoding helix-turn-helix domain-containing protein, giving the protein MTETEAALRTLSHNVRAARTRAGLSLDELGRRAKVSKGALVALEKAQGNPNFATLVRLADTLGVSVSALMEGPVEGRVRVVSCDTVMPLWAGEKGGEARLMLTTSGPAPVEVWRWRLEPGEEYPSHPHQAGVVETVSVTAGRMVLVADGAEHPVEAGQTATFDGDVPHAYRGAGTGTCHLIMTVHLPPAPARGLPA; this is encoded by the coding sequence ATGACCGAGACCGAGGCGGCGCTGCGAACGCTCTCGCACAACGTCCGTGCGGCCCGCACCCGCGCCGGACTGTCCCTGGACGAACTCGGCCGCCGGGCCAAGGTCAGCAAGGGCGCCCTCGTCGCCCTGGAGAAGGCGCAGGGCAACCCGAACTTCGCCACGCTGGTCCGCCTCGCCGACACCCTGGGCGTCTCGGTGTCCGCACTGATGGAGGGGCCGGTCGAAGGCCGGGTCCGCGTCGTGTCCTGCGACACGGTCATGCCCCTGTGGGCCGGGGAGAAGGGCGGCGAGGCACGGCTCATGCTGACCACCTCGGGGCCGGCCCCGGTCGAGGTCTGGCGCTGGAGACTGGAGCCCGGCGAGGAGTACCCCAGCCACCCCCACCAGGCCGGCGTCGTGGAAACCGTCAGCGTCACCGCCGGACGGATGGTCCTCGTCGCCGACGGTGCCGAGCATCCCGTCGAGGCCGGACAGACCGCCACGTTCGACGGCGACGTCCCCCACGCCTACCGCGGCGCGGGCACCGGGACCTGCCACCTGATCATGACCGTCCACCTCCCGCCCGCCCCCGCCCGAGGACTGCCCGCCTGA
- a CDS encoding isochorismatase family protein — protein MSRTTLRELNGFDATPATLTGSTLILVDFQNTYTRGVLELDGWQPSLDAAAHLLARAREAGTKVVHVINDGGEGTPYDIRAEIGRIHPAVAPADGEPVVVKQVPNAFHGTDLGEHVPAGQDVIITGWMTHMCVAFTAEGAFLRGNRPTVVADACATRSLPALGSDLDAAQVHHSALATIGDLYGVVVASQKEIAR, from the coding sequence ATGTCCCGAACCACCCTGCGCGAACTCAACGGCTTCGACGCGACCCCGGCCACGCTGACCGGCTCGACGCTGATCCTCGTCGACTTCCAGAACACCTACACCCGCGGCGTGCTGGAACTCGACGGCTGGCAGCCCTCGTTGGACGCCGCCGCGCACCTGCTGGCCCGGGCCCGCGAGGCGGGGACGAAGGTCGTGCACGTCATCAACGACGGCGGCGAGGGCACCCCGTACGACATCCGGGCCGAGATCGGGCGGATCCACCCGGCGGTCGCCCCGGCCGACGGAGAGCCGGTCGTCGTCAAGCAGGTCCCGAACGCCTTCCACGGCACGGACCTCGGTGAGCACGTGCCCGCCGGCCAGGACGTGATCATCACGGGCTGGATGACGCACATGTGCGTGGCGTTCACGGCCGAGGGCGCGTTCCTGCGCGGCAACCGTCCCACGGTCGTCGCCGACGCCTGCGCGACGAGATCCCTGCCGGCGCTCGGTTCCGACCTCGACGCCGCCCAGGTGCACCACAGCGCCCTGGCCACGATCGGCGACCTGTACGGGGTCGTCGTCGCGTCCCAGAAGGAGATCGCCCGATGA
- a CDS encoding GlxA family transcriptional regulator, whose translation MDTVRRLVVIVLFGGVDLLDVTGPPEVFSLARRETDDAAGYEVVLAAETLEPVTTAAGVRILPDTTFDEAAGRSIDTLIVPGSVEIDSERRVHALVDPELVERVKTLAARTRRTTSVCVGAHLLAAAGLLDGKRATTHWSTARQLADEHPEIEVDADPIFIREGDVWTGAGISACLDLSLALIADDLGEAVALRVARQLVMYLKRQSGQSQFSVPLEQISATRRIEDLRHHILRNIGRRLTVVDLAEYAHVSDRHLTRIFRTELGTTPHAYIESVRVEKARNELESSDATLERIASVCGFGTVDTLVRAFRRRLNATPTEYRSRFRASR comes from the coding sequence ATGGATACCGTCCGACGGCTCGTCGTCATCGTGCTCTTCGGCGGCGTCGACCTGCTCGACGTCACCGGGCCTCCCGAGGTCTTCTCGCTCGCGCGCCGCGAGACCGACGACGCCGCGGGATATGAAGTCGTCCTGGCCGCCGAGACGTTGGAGCCCGTCACCACCGCTGCCGGGGTGCGCATCCTGCCCGACACCACCTTCGACGAGGCCGCCGGGCGGAGCATCGACACCCTCATCGTGCCCGGTTCGGTGGAGATCGACAGCGAACGGCGGGTGCACGCCCTCGTCGATCCCGAGCTGGTGGAACGGGTGAAGACGCTCGCCGCGCGGACGCGGCGGACCACCTCCGTCTGCGTCGGGGCACATCTGCTGGCCGCCGCCGGGCTGCTCGACGGCAAGCGCGCCACCACGCACTGGTCGACCGCCCGGCAACTGGCCGACGAACACCCGGAGATCGAGGTCGACGCCGACCCGATCTTCATCCGCGAGGGCGATGTGTGGACCGGCGCGGGGATCAGCGCCTGCCTCGACCTCTCGCTCGCCCTGATCGCCGACGACCTCGGCGAGGCCGTCGCGCTGCGCGTCGCCCGGCAGCTCGTGATGTACCTGAAGCGGCAGAGCGGGCAGAGCCAGTTCAGCGTTCCGCTGGAGCAGATCTCGGCGACGCGGCGCATCGAGGATCTCCGGCACCACATCCTGCGCAACATCGGCCGCCGGCTCACCGTCGTGGACCTCGCGGAGTACGCGCATGTCAGCGACCGCCACCTGACCCGGATCTTCAGGACCGAGCTCGGGACGACCCCGCACGCCTACATCGAGTCCGTCCGCGTCGAGAAGGCCCGTAACGAACTGGAGTCCTCCGACGCCACCCTCGAACGCATCGCGTCCGTCTGCGGGTTCGGGACCGTGGACACGTTGGTACGGGCGTTCCGGCGGCGGTTGAACGCGACGCCGACGGAGTACCGGAGCCGGTTCCGGGCCTCCCGCTGA
- a CDS encoding DMT family transporter, with protein MIALLLALGSSLAYGCADFLGGLGARKAHVLRTVVIAAPASLTVELLLWPLLGASFAPATLAWGAASGVASAAAFALLYKTLAIGPMNVLSPITALVSAMLPVGVGLAQGERLGPAGLLGLPLALAAVVLVSAGHGAKSARPSRTALLLAFGAGAAIALQLVFLHQAPSDSGVGPLIVGRAVSSAVTLAAAGAMFRRLGAEKPAYGISAAAGVLDSIANLLFLLAARSGDLAVVAVITALYPAATVLLARNVLAERIHRGQLIGLGTAAVAVSLLALT; from the coding sequence GTGATCGCTCTGCTGCTGGCCCTGGGCAGCTCCCTGGCCTACGGATGCGCCGACTTCCTCGGCGGCCTGGGCGCCCGCAAGGCCCATGTGCTGCGCACCGTGGTGATCGCCGCCCCGGCCTCGCTCACCGTCGAGCTGCTGCTGTGGCCCCTGCTCGGCGCCTCCTTCGCGCCGGCGACCCTGGCCTGGGGCGCCGCGTCCGGTGTGGCGTCGGCCGCCGCGTTCGCCCTGCTCTACAAGACCCTGGCGATCGGCCCCATGAACGTGCTGTCCCCGATCACCGCCCTGGTGTCGGCGATGCTGCCGGTCGGCGTCGGGCTGGCACAGGGCGAGCGCCTGGGGCCGGCCGGGCTGCTCGGCCTGCCGCTGGCGCTGGCGGCCGTGGTGCTGGTCAGCGCCGGGCACGGCGCGAAGTCGGCCCGCCCCTCGCGTACCGCGCTTCTCCTGGCCTTCGGCGCAGGGGCCGCCATCGCCCTGCAGCTGGTCTTCCTGCACCAGGCGCCCTCCGACAGCGGCGTCGGCCCGCTGATCGTCGGCCGCGCCGTGTCCTCCGCCGTCACCTTGGCCGCGGCCGGGGCGATGTTCCGGCGGCTGGGCGCGGAGAAGCCCGCCTACGGGATCTCCGCGGCGGCCGGGGTGCTCGACTCGATCGCCAATCTGCTGTTCCTGCTCGCCGCCCGCAGCGGCGACCTGGCCGTGGTCGCCGTGATCACCGCCCTGTACCCGGCCGCCACCGTCCTGCTCGCCCGCAACGTCCTGGCCGAACGCATCCACCGCGGCCAACTCATCGGCCTGGGCACCGCCGCCGTCGCCGTCAGCCTCCTCGCCCTCACCTGA
- a CDS encoding B3/4 domain-containing protein, protein MTTFRISPAVADAFPDTLITVVGAGGLDGRAPWPRTAAAMEELERDLASGAWSPADESDPRIEAWHTAYRSFGTNPRRIRPSVDALGRRMAKKGTLPRISPAVDSYNAVSVRHGLPAGAFDLDHVTGDIGIRYAEGTETFTPLGEPDTVENPKPGEIIYADTTDVLTRHWNHRDAHRTRVTEGSTHVAFVLETLHATRDGHLLEAAAEELRGLLIPHAAATTVHHLTRKQPEATV, encoded by the coding sequence ATGACCACCTTCCGTATCAGCCCCGCCGTCGCCGACGCCTTCCCCGACACCCTCATCACCGTCGTCGGCGCCGGCGGCCTGGACGGCCGCGCGCCCTGGCCCCGGACCGCCGCCGCCATGGAGGAGCTGGAGCGGGACCTCGCCTCCGGCGCCTGGTCCCCCGCCGACGAAAGCGACCCGCGCATCGAGGCGTGGCACACGGCCTACCGCTCCTTCGGCACCAACCCCCGCCGCATCCGCCCCAGCGTCGACGCCCTGGGACGCCGCATGGCGAAGAAGGGCACCCTTCCCCGGATCAGCCCCGCCGTCGACTCCTACAACGCCGTCTCCGTCCGTCACGGCCTGCCCGCCGGAGCCTTCGACCTCGACCACGTCACCGGCGACATCGGGATCCGCTACGCGGAGGGCACCGAGACCTTCACCCCGCTCGGCGAACCCGACACCGTCGAGAACCCCAAGCCCGGCGAGATCATCTACGCCGACACCACCGACGTCCTCACCCGGCACTGGAACCACCGCGACGCCCACCGCACCCGCGTCACCGAAGGCTCCACCCACGTCGCCTTCGTCCTCGAAACCCTCCACGCCACCCGCGACGGCCACCTCCTCGAAGCCGCCGCCGAAGAACTGCGCGGCCTGCTCATCCCGCACGCCGCAGCGACCACGGTTCACCACCTCACCCGGAAGCAGCCTGAAGCCACCGTCTGA